Proteins encoded by one window of Sediminicoccus rosea:
- a CDS encoding ABC transporter ATP-binding protein → MSTSTTPKIRLRGLQKSFGPKRVLDGVDLDVRAGHSMVLLGGSGSGKSVTIKCILGLVTPDEGLIEVDGQDISKLSRRDRTALRDRIGMLFQNGALFDSLPVWENVCFKLLAQKRITRAAARDKAAEVLAQVGLAASVGDLSPAELSGGMQKRVALARAVASAPDIIFFDEPTTGLDPIMGAVIDGLIVDCVERLGATAFSITHDMASARRIGDDAAMIHKGRIVWTGSAEKLGETGNAMVDQFARGEREGPIQMELRK, encoded by the coding sequence ATGAGCACCTCCACCACCCCCAAGATCCGGCTGCGCGGGCTGCAGAAATCCTTCGGGCCGAAGCGCGTGCTGGATGGCGTGGACCTCGATGTCCGCGCGGGCCATTCCATGGTGCTGCTGGGCGGTTCGGGCTCCGGCAAGTCGGTCACCATCAAGTGCATCCTCGGCCTCGTCACGCCCGATGAGGGGCTGATCGAGGTGGACGGGCAGGACATCTCGAAGCTCTCGCGGCGGGACCGGACGGCGCTGCGGGACCGCATCGGCATGCTGTTCCAGAATGGCGCGCTGTTCGACAGCCTGCCGGTCTGGGAGAATGTCTGCTTCAAGCTGCTGGCGCAGAAGCGCATCACCCGTGCGGCCGCGCGCGACAAGGCGGCCGAGGTGCTGGCCCAGGTGGGCCTTGCCGCCAGCGTGGGCGACCTCTCGCCGGCCGAGCTTTCGGGCGGCATGCAGAAGCGCGTGGCGCTGGCCCGCGCGGTGGCCTCGGCCCCCGACATCATCTTCTTCGACGAGCCCACCACCGGCCTCGATCCCATCATGGGCGCGGTGATTGACGGCCTGATCGTGGATTGCGTGGAGCGGCTGGGCGCCACCGCCTTCTCCATCACGCATGACATGGCGAGCGCGCGCCGCATCGGCGATGACGCGGCGATGATCCACAAGGGAAGGATCGTCTGGACCGGCAGCGCCGAGAAGCTTGGCGAGACGGGCAATGCCATGGTGGACCAGTTCGCGCGCGGCGAGCGCGAGGGGCCGATCCAGATGGAATTGCGCAAGTAG
- a CDS encoding transglycosylase domain-containing protein yields MLLRAAIILLIWGLLAAGALLIWFTHDMPRADTALTHQRRPSVTLQTAEGGLLGTQGDLYGETLRLRDLPPHLPAALLAIEDRRFHQHFGLDVIGLARAAYANWNAGEVVQGGSTLTQQLAKNLFLSPARSTRRKVQEALMALWLENRFTKDQLLEIYLNRVYLGGGAYGVDAAARLYFGVSARRLTLPQAAILAGLPQAPSRYSPRANPDGAMARARDVLAAMVATGAITAEQMERAVQEMTIPPRPSRNGGWFADWIFEDIPSAFPGSADLVIRTTLDPRWQNAVESRLAALLDQAGREARVGQGAVVVLDANTGAVRAMAGGRDFRRSPFNRATDARRQPGSTFKAMVYLAALEHGASPFDQVSDGPLQMGRWSPSNGHWRTRGSITLDEAFAHSVNTSAVRVMQMGGGPRGVADVAMRLGVNGRFPRDASIALGTGEVKLIDLAAGYAAMVNGGRRITPYGMQRVEAEGRALPVPRTEPAQVISAEAAERMRNMMVSVVRNGTGRAAAMPGLVTGGKTGTTQDYRDAWFMGFVQLPSGPLVIGVWLGNDDNTGMDDVRGGTLPARLFREIIEAARAS; encoded by the coding sequence ATGCTGCTCCGGGCGGCCATCATCCTGCTCATCTGGGGCCTGCTCGCGGCCGGCGCGCTGCTGATCTGGTTCACGCATGACATGCCCCGCGCCGATACGGCGCTGACGCATCAGCGCCGCCCCAGCGTCACCCTGCAGACGGCCGAGGGCGGGCTGCTCGGCACCCAGGGCGATCTCTATGGCGAGACGCTGCGCCTGCGCGACCTGCCGCCGCACCTGCCCGCCGCCCTGCTCGCCATCGAGGATCGCCGCTTCCACCAGCATTTCGGCCTGGACGTGATCGGCCTGGCCCGTGCCGCCTATGCCAATTGGAACGCGGGCGAGGTGGTGCAGGGCGGCTCCACGCTCACCCAGCAGCTGGCCAAGAATCTCTTCCTCAGCCCGGCCCGCAGCACGCGGCGCAAGGTGCAGGAAGCGCTGATGGCACTCTGGCTCGAGAACCGCTTCACGAAGGACCAGCTGCTCGAGATCTACCTGAACCGCGTCTATCTCGGCGGCGGCGCCTATGGGGTGGATGCGGCCGCGCGGCTCTATTTCGGCGTCTCGGCGCGGCGGCTCACGCTGCCCCAGGCCGCCATCCTGGCCGGCCTGCCGCAGGCGCCCTCGCGCTACAGCCCGCGCGCCAACCCCGACGGCGCCATGGCCCGCGCGCGGGACGTGCTGGCCGCCATGGTCGCCACCGGCGCCATCACGGCGGAGCAGATGGAGCGCGCCGTGCAGGAGATGACCATCCCGCCGCGCCCCTCGCGCAACGGCGGCTGGTTCGCCGACTGGATCTTCGAGGACATCCCCAGCGCCTTCCCCGGCAGCGCCGACCTCGTCATCCGCACCACGCTTGATCCGCGCTGGCAGAATGCGGTGGAATCCCGCCTGGCCGCGCTGCTCGACCAGGCGGGGCGCGAGGCGCGGGTGGGGCAGGGCGCCGTTGTCGTGCTCGATGCCAATACGGGCGCGGTGCGCGCCATGGCGGGCGGGCGCGACTTCCGCCGCAGCCCCTTCAACCGCGCGACCGATGCGCGCCGCCAGCCGGGCTCCACCTTCAAGGCGATGGTCTATCTGGCGGCGCTGGAGCACGGCGCATCCCCCTTCGACCAGGTGAGCGACGGGCCGCTGCAGATGGGCCGCTGGTCGCCGTCCAACGGACATTGGCGCACGCGCGGCTCGATCACGCTGGATGAGGCCTTCGCCCATTCGGTCAACACCTCGGCCGTGCGCGTCATGCAGATGGGCGGCGGGCCGCGCGGGGTGGCCGATGTCGCCATGCGCCTCGGCGTGAATGGCCGCTTCCCGCGCGATGCCTCCATCGCGCTCGGCACGGGCGAGGTGAAGCTGATCGACCTCGCCGCCGGCTATGCCGCGATGGTCAATGGCGGGCGGCGCATCACCCCCTACGGCATGCAGCGCGTCGAGGCGGAGGGCCGCGCGCTTCCCGTGCCCCGCACCGAGCCCGCCCAGGTCATCAGCGCCGAGGCCGCCGAGCGCATGCGGAACATGATGGTGAGCGTGGTCCGCAACGGCACCGGCCGCGCCGCCGCCATGCCGGGCCTGGTCACCGGCGGCAAGACCGGCACGACGCAGGACTATCGCGATGCCTGGTTCATGGGCTTCGTGCAACTGCCCTCGGGCCCGCTCGTCATCGGCGTCTGGCTCGGCAATGACGACAATACGGGGATGGATGACGTGCGCGGCGGCACCCTGCCGGCCCGCCTCTTCCGCGAGATCATCGAGGCGGCGCGCGCCTCCTGA
- the accD gene encoding acetyl-CoA carboxylase, carboxyltransferase subunit beta, whose protein sequence is MNWISEWALPKIKTLFGTSREMPDNLWHQCPSCQKMIFQTDLEKNLRVCTHCGHHMRLSAKQRLDATLDEGWQKIELPKAPADPLRFRDQRRYSERLRDAQTKSGMDDAVVVGHGQIEGQRAVVAVFEFAFMGGSMGAGVGEAIVTAARLAVLQDAPLIVFASSGGARMQEGAVSLMQMPRTVIATQMVKDAGLPFIVVLCDPTTGGVTASFAMLGDIQIAEPGALIGFAGARVIEQTVREKLPEGFQRAEYLLEHGILDMVVKRAEMRETLARVIRLLRAAEEAPAAA, encoded by the coding sequence ATGAACTGGATTTCCGAGTGGGCGCTGCCCAAGATCAAGACGCTCTTCGGCACCTCGCGCGAGATGCCGGACAATCTCTGGCACCAGTGCCCGAGCTGCCAGAAGATGATCTTCCAGACGGACCTGGAGAAGAACCTCCGCGTCTGCACCCATTGCGGCCACCACATGCGCCTCTCGGCCAAGCAGCGGCTCGACGCCACGCTGGATGAGGGCTGGCAGAAGATCGAGCTGCCCAAGGCGCCGGCCGATCCGCTGCGCTTCCGCGACCAGCGCCGCTATTCCGAACGCCTGCGCGATGCCCAGACCAAGTCCGGCATGGATGACGCGGTGGTGGTGGGCCATGGGCAGATCGAGGGCCAGCGCGCCGTCGTCGCCGTCTTCGAATTCGCCTTCATGGGCGGCTCCATGGGCGCCGGCGTGGGCGAGGCCATCGTCACCGCCGCGCGGCTGGCCGTGCTGCAGGATGCGCCGCTGATCGTCTTCGCCAGCTCCGGCGGCGCACGCATGCAGGAGGGCGCCGTCAGCCTCATGCAGATGCCGCGCACCGTGATCGCAACGCAGATGGTGAAGGATGCGGGCCTGCCCTTCATCGTCGTGCTGTGCGACCCGACGACGGGCGGCGTCACCGCCAGCTTCGCCATGCTGGGCGACATCCAGATCGCCGAGCCGGGTGCCCTCATCGGCTTCGCCGGGGCGCGCGTGATCGAGCAGACGGTGCGCGAGAAGCTGCCCGAGGGCTTCCAGCGCGCCGAATACCTGCTGGAGCACGGCATCCTCGACATGGTGGTGAAGCGCGCCGAGATGCGCGAGACGCTGGCGCGCGTCATCCGCCTGCTGCGCGCCGCCGAGGAAGCGCCGGCCGCCGCATGA
- a CDS encoding bifunctional folylpolyglutamate synthase/dihydrofolate synthase, with product MTGATAGRSEAIIERMHALHPKLIDLSLGRLEALLGKLGHPERRLPPVVHVAGTNGKGSTCAFLRAIGEAAGQRVHVYTSPHLVRFHERIRLAGELVGEEALSDALEEVERVNGETPITVFEITTAVALLLFSRVPADLLVLEVGLGGRFDATNVIAAPAATAIASISMDHMDFLGDTIGKIAFEKAGIIKPGVPCATGRQQDEALSVIAARAAELGAPLLARDAAWRMEREGTGHRFTDGQGTILLPELGLRGAHQPDNAGIAIAALRAWKPAWLSEDAIIRGAAAAEWPARMQRLRGRLAPPAPWELWLDGGHNAGAGQALAATLTEFRDRPLHLVIGMKQGKTAAGFMAPILPLASSVTAVAEPGQHLAMTVDDIVAASGGVAKPGPDVRAALTRILAEEAPGRVLICGSLYLAGEVLKLDAAAT from the coding sequence ATGACCGGCGCAACAGCGGGCCGTTCGGAGGCCATCATCGAGCGGATGCACGCGCTGCATCCGAAGCTGATCGATTTGAGCCTGGGGCGTCTCGAAGCCCTGCTCGGCAAACTCGGCCATCCGGAGCGGCGGCTGCCGCCCGTGGTGCATGTGGCCGGCACCAACGGCAAGGGCAGCACCTGCGCCTTCCTGCGCGCCATCGGCGAGGCGGCCGGGCAGCGCGTGCATGTCTACACCTCGCCGCACCTGGTCCGCTTCCATGAGCGCATCCGCCTCGCCGGCGAACTGGTCGGCGAGGAGGCGCTGAGCGACGCGCTCGAGGAGGTGGAGCGGGTGAATGGCGAGACGCCGATCACCGTCTTCGAGATCACCACCGCCGTCGCCTTGCTGCTGTTCAGCCGCGTCCCGGCCGACCTGCTGGTGCTGGAGGTGGGGCTCGGCGGGCGCTTCGACGCGACCAATGTCATCGCCGCCCCGGCGGCCACGGCGATCGCCAGCATCTCCATGGACCACATGGATTTCCTGGGCGACACGATCGGCAAGATCGCCTTCGAGAAGGCCGGAATCATCAAGCCCGGCGTGCCCTGCGCCACCGGGCGGCAGCAGGATGAGGCGCTCTCGGTCATCGCCGCCCGCGCGGCCGAACTGGGCGCGCCGCTGCTGGCGCGGGATGCGGCCTGGCGGATGGAGCGCGAGGGCACGGGGCATCGCTTCACCGATGGCCAGGGCACGATCCTCCTGCCCGAGCTCGGGCTGCGCGGCGCGCACCAGCCGGACAATGCCGGCATCGCCATCGCCGCGCTCCGTGCCTGGAAACCGGCCTGGCTGAGCGAGGACGCCATCATCCGCGGCGCGGCGGCGGCCGAATGGCCGGCACGCATGCAGCGGCTGCGCGGGCGCCTCGCCCCGCCCGCCCCCTGGGAGCTCTGGCTGGATGGCGGGCACAATGCCGGCGCCGGCCAGGCCCTGGCGGCGACGCTCACGGAATTCCGGGATCGCCCGCTGCACCTCGTCATCGGCATGAAGCAGGGCAAGACGGCGGCGGGCTTCATGGCGCCCATCCTGCCGCTCGCCAGCAGCGTCACGGCCGTGGCCGAGCCCGGGCAGCACCTGGCGATGACGGTGGACGACATCGTCGCGGCGAGCGGCGGCGTGGCCAAGCCGGGGCCGGATGTGCGGGCGGCGCTCACGCGGATCCTGGCGGAGGAAGCGCCGGGGCGCGTGCTGATCTGCGGCAGCCTCTACCTCGCGGGTGAGGTGCTGAAGCTGGACGCCGCCGCTACTTGA
- a CDS encoding SH3 domain-containing protein: MHARLTLAAFCVLALAGGAAAQSSLGGQGSVPPPRPATAPAASSTSSASGTTPRPAARPAQGQAQRPAQGQSARPPQARPAQGGTAARPNTAQRQPPTAAQQRQQAQQRRAAAAAAAAAAAAAGAAAAAPPQPAAPPPPEPIPPIGSVTGLPMPRFAALRSNDVNLRVGPDRRFPVEWRYQRADLPVQIIREHDQWRRIRDPDGAEGWLAASNLQPGRRTFIVRGEPSAEIPLRRRAEDSAAPVARLKPGVIGRIRGCEAGSDWCEVQVQDRRGFIKRGEIFGVLPDEEIK, encoded by the coding sequence ATGCATGCTCGCCTCACCCTCGCTGCGTTTTGCGTCCTCGCCCTCGCGGGCGGGGCGGCCGCGCAATCGAGCCTGGGCGGGCAGGGCAGCGTGCCGCCGCCGCGCCCGGCCACGGCACCCGCCGCATCCTCCACATCCTCGGCCAGCGGCACCACGCCGCGCCCCGCCGCGCGCCCGGCCCAGGGTCAGGCGCAGCGCCCGGCGCAGGGCCAGTCGGCCCGCCCGCCCCAGGCCCGCCCCGCCCAGGGCGGAACGGCTGCCCGGCCCAACACCGCGCAGCGCCAGCCGCCCACCGCCGCCCAGCAGCGTCAGCAGGCCCAGCAGCGCCGCGCCGCCGCGGCAGCGGCTGCCGCGGCCGCCGCCGCCGCCGGAGCCGCCGCCGCGGCCCCCCCGCAGCCCGCCGCCCCGCCGCCGCCCGAGCCCATTCCGCCCATCGGCAGCGTCACCGGCCTGCCCATGCCGCGCTTCGCGGCGCTGCGTTCCAATGACGTGAACCTGCGCGTCGGCCCCGACCGCCGCTTCCCGGTCGAATGGCGCTACCAGCGGGCCGACCTGCCCGTGCAGATCATCCGCGAGCATGACCAGTGGCGCCGCATCCGCGACCCCGATGGGGCGGAAGGCTGGCTCGCCGCCTCCAACCTCCAGCCCGGGCGCCGCACCTTCATCGTGCGTGGCGAGCCCAGCGCCGAGATCCCGCTGCGCCGCCGCGCCGAGGATTCCGCCGCCCCCGTCGCCCGCCTCAAGCCCGGCGTGATCGGCCGCATCCGCGGCTGCGAGGCCGGCAGCGACTGGTGCGAGGTGCAGGTGCAGGATCGCCGCGGCTTCATCAAGCGCGGCGAGATCTTTGGCGTCCTGCCGGACGAAGAGATCAAGTAG
- a CDS encoding DsrE family protein: MNALGLLLISGGHERAHYALMLATAAAALGRPVTLFATNGGCRLLLKAAPLEHDPREAELARAGVATITTLMEAARALEIRRIACEAGLKAEGLEGEELAPGTELAGIVTFLGAVGGGQVISL; encoded by the coding sequence ATGAACGCGCTCGGCCTGCTGCTCATCTCGGGCGGGCATGAGCGGGCGCATTACGCGCTGATGCTGGCCACCGCCGCCGCCGCGCTCGGCCGGCCGGTCACGCTCTTCGCCACGAATGGCGGCTGCCGGCTGCTGCTCAAGGCCGCCCCGCTTGAACATGACCCGCGCGAGGCCGAGCTGGCCCGCGCCGGCGTCGCCACCATCACGACCCTGATGGAGGCCGCCCGTGCGCTGGAGATCCGCCGCATCGCCTGCGAGGCGGGGCTGAAGGCCGAGGGGCTGGAAGGCGAGGAATTGGCCCCGGGCACGGAGCTGGCCGGCATCGTCACCTTCCTCGGCGCTGTCGGCGGCGGGCAGGTGATTTCCCTGTGA
- a CDS encoding HesA/MoeB/ThiF family protein encodes MDLDFTEDELHRYSRHILLKEVGAIGQARLRQARVLVVGAGGLGSPLALYLAAAGVGTIGLVDHDHLELSNLQRQVAHSTARIGQHKTDSAAEALRGLNPEVRLELHTRRMDRAAAEELIPQYDVICDGTDNFPTRFLLGDACHLLGKPLVSAAVLRFEGQLSVFRAHEGAPHPCHRCLNPEMPPEGLVPTCSQAGVLGAVVGVMGTLQATEVLKVILGIGEDMSGRLLLWDALDARFRTVKLRRDPACALCGEHASIHDLSAHGP; translated from the coding sequence ATGGATCTCGATTTCACCGAAGACGAGCTGCACCGCTACTCCCGCCACATCCTGCTGAAGGAAGTGGGCGCGATCGGCCAGGCGCGGCTGCGCCAGGCGCGCGTGCTGGTGGTGGGCGCGGGCGGCCTTGGCTCGCCACTCGCGCTCTATCTGGCGGCCGCCGGCGTGGGCACCATCGGCCTCGTGGATCACGACCACCTGGAGCTGTCGAACCTCCAGCGCCAGGTGGCGCACAGCACGGCGCGGATCGGCCAGCACAAGACTGACAGCGCCGCCGAGGCGCTGCGCGGCCTGAACCCCGAAGTCCGGCTTGAACTCCACACCCGCCGCATGGACCGCGCGGCGGCCGAGGAACTGATCCCTCAATACGACGTGATCTGCGACGGCACCGACAATTTCCCGACGCGCTTCCTGCTGGGCGATGCCTGCCACCTGCTGGGCAAGCCCCTGGTCAGCGCCGCCGTGCTGCGCTTCGAGGGCCAGCTTTCCGTCTTCCGCGCGCATGAGGGCGCCCCCCACCCCTGCCACCGTTGCCTCAACCCCGAAATGCCGCCCGAGGGGCTGGTCCCCACCTGCTCCCAGGCGGGCGTGCTCGGCGCCGTCGTCGGCGTGATGGGCACGCTCCAGGCGACCGAGGTTCTCAAGGTCATTCTCGGAATTGGCGAGGACATGTCCGGCCGCCTGCTGCTCTGGGACGCGCTGGATGCGCGCTTCCGCACCGTGAAGCTGCGGCGCGACCCCGCCTGCGCGCTCTGTGGCGAGCACGCCTCCATCCATGACCTCTCGGCGCATGGGCCATGA
- a CDS encoding glutathione peroxidase, producing the protein MTTVHDFTAKLGNGTEQSLSAYAGRALLIVNVASKCGFTPQYKGLQALQEEYGPRGFEVLAFPCNQFGAQEPGTDAEIASFCDTSYRVTFPIFSKIAVNGAEAHPLYSFLKKQKGGILGDGIKWNFTKFLVDKQGNVVSRHAPTTKPEALKREIEALL; encoded by the coding sequence GTGACGACGGTCCATGACTTCACCGCCAAGCTCGGCAATGGCACCGAGCAGAGCCTGTCTGCCTATGCCGGCCGCGCCCTGCTCATCGTCAACGTTGCCTCCAAATGCGGCTTCACCCCGCAATACAAGGGCCTCCAGGCGCTGCAGGAGGAATACGGTCCCCGCGGCTTCGAGGTGCTGGCCTTCCCCTGCAACCAGTTCGGCGCGCAGGAGCCGGGCACCGATGCCGAGATCGCGAGCTTCTGCGACACCAGCTACCGCGTGACCTTCCCCATCTTCTCCAAGATCGCGGTGAACGGGGCCGAGGCGCACCCGCTCTACAGCTTCCTGAAGAAGCAGAAGGGCGGGATCCTGGGCGACGGCATCAAGTGGAACTTCACCAAGTTCCTGGTGGACAAGCAGGGCAACGTCGTCTCCCGGCACGCCCCCACCACCAAGCCCGAGGCGCTGAAGCGCGAGATCGAGGCGCTGCTCTAG
- a CDS encoding M20 aminoacylase family protein, which translates to MQPIPRIAEFHAEMTEWRRDFHAHPEIGFEEVRTSGIVAEKLESWGIEVERGLGRTGVVGVIRGKRPGNRTLGLRADMDALPMPELNEFAHRSTIPNRMHACGHDGHTTMLLGAARYLAETRNFSGTVHLIFQPAEEGLTGAAEMLRDGLFEKYPCDQVYGIHNAYDLPLGTAAIRPGTVLAAVDYFDLTLTGRSCHAAQPHRGLDPLPCAVQIYTALQNLVSRRMDPHETVVLSIGQFQAGTSQIVIPETVLMRGTIRTLKPATRRAMDELFHQTVHGIAAAHGVEVSLDYRRSYPPTINTVEEASAFEAAARDVVGEDLIMTNLPSLTAGEDFAYYLEKAPGAFMLLGQMTPEHGNVPVHHGRYDFNDALLPIGASCFARLVEQQLGHG; encoded by the coding sequence ATGCAGCCCATCCCCCGCATCGCCGAATTCCACGCCGAGATGACGGAATGGCGGCGCGACTTCCACGCGCATCCGGAGATCGGCTTCGAGGAGGTCCGCACCAGCGGGATCGTGGCGGAGAAGCTGGAATCCTGGGGCATCGAGGTGGAGCGCGGCCTGGGCCGCACGGGCGTGGTCGGCGTCATCCGCGGCAAGCGGCCGGGCAACCGCACGCTCGGCCTGCGCGCCGACATGGACGCGCTGCCCATGCCGGAGCTGAACGAATTCGCCCATCGCAGCACCATCCCCAACCGGATGCACGCCTGCGGCCATGATGGCCACACCACCATGCTGCTGGGCGCCGCCCGCTACCTTGCCGAGACGCGCAATTTCTCCGGCACCGTCCACCTGATCTTCCAGCCGGCGGAAGAAGGGCTCACCGGCGCGGCGGAGATGCTGCGCGACGGCCTCTTCGAGAAATACCCCTGCGACCAGGTCTATGGCATCCACAACGCCTATGACCTGCCGCTCGGCACCGCCGCCATCCGCCCCGGCACGGTGCTGGCGGCCGTGGACTACTTCGACCTCACGCTGACCGGCCGCAGCTGCCACGCGGCCCAGCCGCATCGCGGCCTCGATCCGCTGCCCTGCGCCGTTCAGATCTACACGGCGCTCCAGAACCTGGTCAGCCGCCGCATGGACCCGCATGAGACGGTGGTGCTCTCCATCGGCCAGTTCCAGGCCGGCACCTCGCAGATCGTGATCCCCGAGACGGTGCTGATGCGCGGCACCATCCGCACGCTGAAGCCCGCCACCCGCCGCGCGATGGATGAGCTGTTCCACCAGACCGTGCACGGCATCGCCGCCGCCCATGGCGTGGAGGTCAGCCTCGACTACCGCCGCTCCTACCCGCCCACCATCAACACGGTGGAGGAGGCCTCCGCCTTCGAGGCCGCGGCGCGGGACGTGGTGGGGGAGGATCTCATCATGACCAACCTGCCCTCCCTGACGGCCGGCGAGGATTTCGCCTATTATCTCGAGAAGGCCCCTGGCGCCTTCATGCTCCTGGGCCAGATGACGCCCGAGCACGGCAATGTGCCGGTGCATCACGGCCGATATGATTTCAACGACGCGCTGCTGCCGATCGGCGCCAGCTGCTTCGCCCGACTGGTGGAGCAGCAGCTGGGCCACGGCTGA
- a CDS encoding MaoC/PaaZ C-terminal domain-containing protein → MIVAEKLLAYPIPEIRQSLRWQDVALYNLSIGLGQDPMDLRQLPFTYEPGLVAMPSMAVVLGYPGFWIKAPDTGVDWVRVVHGEQSLTLHRPLPVSGEVIGTSRVTGLVDRGAGKGALIYSERVIRDAASGEKLATVAMTTFARGDGGFGGPSGPVKPPHPEAEGMPDLVLDLPTRPEQAAYYRLNGDHNPLHIDPEVATKAGFPRPILHGLCTFGVVCHALMKGLCDYDTTRFGTMDLRFSSPVYPGETIRTEIWHRPGGAAFRARVVERDVVVVSNGAFRFA, encoded by the coding sequence ATGATCGTCGCGGAGAAGCTCCTCGCCTATCCCATCCCGGAAATCCGCCAGAGCCTGCGCTGGCAGGATGTGGCGCTCTACAACCTCTCCATCGGCCTGGGTCAGGACCCGATGGACCTGCGCCAGCTTCCCTTCACCTATGAGCCCGGCCTGGTCGCCATGCCCTCCATGGCGGTGGTGCTCGGCTATCCCGGCTTCTGGATCAAGGCGCCGGATACCGGCGTGGACTGGGTGCGCGTGGTGCATGGCGAGCAGTCACTGACGCTGCACCGCCCGCTGCCCGTGAGCGGCGAGGTCATCGGCACCTCCCGCGTCACCGGCCTCGTGGATCGCGGCGCCGGCAAGGGCGCGCTGATCTATTCCGAGCGCGTGATCCGTGACGCCGCGAGCGGCGAGAAGCTCGCCACGGTGGCGATGACCACCTTCGCCCGCGGCGATGGCGGCTTTGGCGGCCCCTCGGGCCCGGTGAAGCCCCCCCACCCCGAGGCCGAGGGCATGCCGGACCTCGTTCTCGACCTGCCCACGCGCCCCGAGCAGGCGGCGTATTACCGCCTGAACGGCGACCACAACCCGCTGCACATCGACCCCGAAGTCGCCACCAAGGCTGGCTTCCCGCGCCCCATCCTGCACGGGCTCTGCACCTTCGGCGTCGTGTGCCACGCGCTGATGAAGGGCCTCTGCGACTACGACACCACGCGCTTCGGCACGATGGATCTGCGCTTCTCCTCGCCCGTCTATCCGGGTGAGACGATCCGCACGGAAATCTGGCATCGTCCCGGCGGTGCCGCCTTCCGCGCCCGCGTCGTCGAGCGCGACGTGGTCGTCGTCAGCAACGGCGCCTTCCGCTTCGCCTGA